The Streptomyces liliiviolaceus sequence CCAGGGAGCCGCGGAGACCGGGCCCACGCCCGTCTCCGGCCCCGCGGCGGGCTGCAGCGGGTGGTTCGGCAGATACGGCGCCAGGTGCGCGCGCACCCCGACCGGGCCGACGCCCGGACCGCCGCCGCCGTGCGGGATGCAGAAGGTCTTGTGCAGGTTGAGGTGCGAGACGTCGCCGCCGAAGTGCCCCGGCTTGGCCAGGCCGACCAGCGCGTTGAGGTTGGCGCCGTCCACGTAGACCTGCCCGCCCGCCTCGTGCACCTGCGCGCAGATGTCGGCGACGTGCTCCTCGAACACCCCATGGGTCGAGGGGTACGTGATCATCAGCACGGACAGCTCGTCACGGTGCTGCTCGATCTTGGCCCGCAGGTCCTCGACGTCGATCTCGCCGTCCTCGGCGGTCTTCACGACGACGACCTTCATCCCGGCCATCACCGCACTCGCGGCGTTCGTGCCGTGCGCGGACGACGGGATGAGGCAGACCGTGCGCTGCTCGTCGCCGTTGGCCCGGTGGTAGCCGCGGACGGCCAGCAGACCGGCCAGCTCGCCCTGCGAACCGGCGTTGGGCTGGAGCGACACGTTGTCGTAGCCCGTCACCTCGGCGAGCCGCTCCTCCAGCTCACGGATGAGCGTGAGGTAGCCCTGCGCCTGCTCGGCGGGCGCGAAGGGGTGCAGCTGCCCGAACTCGGGCCAGGTGACCGGCTCCATCTCGGTGGTCGCGTTGAGCTTCATGGTGCACGAGCCGAGCGGGATCATGCCGCGGTCGAGCGCGTAGTCGCGGTCGGCGAGACGGCGCAGGTAGCGCAGCATCGCGGTCTCCGAGCGGTACTGGTGGAAGACCGGGTGCGTGAGGTACTCGTCGGCGCGCAGCAGCGGGGCCGGCAGCGTGTCCTCGGCGGTCCCGTCCAGCGCGGCCACATCCCCGTCGACGCCGAACGCCGACCAGACGACTCCCAGTTGGGCGCGCGTGGTCGTCTCGTCACAGGACAGGGAGAGGTGGTCCGCGTCCACCAGGTGGAGGTTGACCCCGCCCTGACGGGCGGCGGCGAGCACCTCGGCGGCCCGGCCCGGCACCCGCACGGTCAGGGTGTCGAAGTACGCCTCGTGGACGACCTCGACCCCGCCCGCCGTCAGACCGGCGGCGAGGATCGTGGCGTACCGGTGGGTGCGCCGGGCGATGCCCTTCAGTCCCTCGGGACCGTGGTAGACGGCGTACATCCCGGCCATCACGGCGAGCAGCACCTGGGCCGTGCAGATGTTGCTGGTCGCCTTCTCACGGCGGATGTGCTGCTCCCGCGTCTGCAGGGCCAGGCGGTACGCCTTGTTGCCGTCCGCGTCGACGGAGACACCGACGAGCCGTCCGGGCAGGCTGCGCGCGAACTTCTCCCGTACGGCCATGTATCCGGCGTGCGGTCCGCCGAAGCCCATCGGCACACCGAAGCGCTGTGTCGTACCGACAGCGATGTCGGCGCCCAGTTCACCGGGCGAGGTGAGCAGCGTCAGGGCGAGCAGGTCGGCGGCGACGGTGACGACCGCGCCCAGCTCGTGCGCCTGGTCGACGACGGGCGCCAGGTCGCGTACGGCACCGGAGGCGCCGGGGTACTGCAGGAGTACGCCATTGATCTCACGCTCCGCGAGCCCCGCCGGGATGCCGTCGCTGAGGTCGGCGACGACGACCTCGACGCCGGTGGGCTCAGCGCGGGTCTCTATCACCGCAATCGTCTGCGGCATGGTGTCCGCGTCGATCAGGAAGAGGCCCTTCTTGTTCTTCCCCATGCGCCGTGACAGGGCCATGGCCTCGGCGGCCGCCGTGCCCTCGTCGAGCAGCGAGGCCCCGGAGGTCGGCAGTCCGGTCAGCTCGGCCACCACGGTCTGGAAGTTCAGCAGGGCTTCAAGCCGCCCTTGCGAGATCTCCGGCTGGTACGGCGTGTACGCCGTGTACCAGGCAGGACTCTCCATGACATTGCGCAGGATGACGGGCGGCGTGAACGTCCCGTAGTAACCGAGCCCGATCATCGAGTCCAGCACCTGGTTGCGGTCCGCGAGGGAGC is a genomic window containing:
- the gcvP gene encoding aminomethyl-transferring glycine dehydrogenase, whose amino-acid sequence is MTVQRIPLSELEQGIPFEQRHIGPDSEARAKMLAQVGYGSLDELTAAAVPDVIKNADALELPGARTEAEVQTELRSLADRNQVLDSMIGLGYYGTFTPPVILRNVMESPAWYTAYTPYQPEISQGRLEALLNFQTVVAELTGLPTSGASLLDEGTAAAEAMALSRRMGKNKKGLFLIDADTMPQTIAVIETRAEPTGVEVVVADLSDGIPAGLAEREINGVLLQYPGASGAVRDLAPVVDQAHELGAVVTVAADLLALTLLTSPGELGADIAVGTTQRFGVPMGFGGPHAGYMAVREKFARSLPGRLVGVSVDADGNKAYRLALQTREQHIRREKATSNICTAQVLLAVMAGMYAVYHGPEGLKGIARRTHRYATILAAGLTAGGVEVVHEAYFDTLTVRVPGRAAEVLAAARQGGVNLHLVDADHLSLSCDETTTRAQLGVVWSAFGVDGDVAALDGTAEDTLPAPLLRADEYLTHPVFHQYRSETAMLRYLRRLADRDYALDRGMIPLGSCTMKLNATTEMEPVTWPEFGQLHPFAPAEQAQGYLTLIRELEERLAEVTGYDNVSLQPNAGSQGELAGLLAVRGYHRANGDEQRTVCLIPSSAHGTNAASAVMAGMKVVVVKTAEDGEIDVEDLRAKIEQHRDELSVLMITYPSTHGVFEEHVADICAQVHEAGGQVYVDGANLNALVGLAKPGHFGGDVSHLNLHKTFCIPHGGGGPGVGPVGVRAHLAPYLPNHPLQPAAGPETGVGPVSAAPWGSAGILPISWAYVRLMGGEGLKRATQVAVLSANYVAKRLEPHFPVLYTGPGGLVAHECIIDLRPLTKATGVSVDDVAKRLIDYGFHAPTMSFPVAGTLMIEPTESEDLAELDRFCDAMIAVRAEIEKVGSGEWAADDNPLRNAPHTAGALGGTWEHGYSREEAVFPAGVSAADKYWPPVRRIDQAYGDRNLVCSCPPLDAYEE